A single Paenibacillus sp. FSL R5-0517 DNA region contains:
- a CDS encoding GNAT family N-acetyltransferase produces the protein MLIRPAREGDAQGIAHVHTESWKTTYRGIVPDDFLDHLTIESRLSQWERTIRSGEKDQILVVAEQDHGNIVGFACGGKEREGKLPYDGELYAIYLLKEVQQLGIGGQLATHVVNHLQTFNMKRLIIWALERNSACRFYEKMGGTPVHTQSIRIGGQDLIEVGYGWEELSLFGEKGLPD, from the coding sequence ATGTTAATCCGGCCGGCGCGCGAAGGGGATGCGCAAGGAATAGCCCATGTACATACAGAGAGTTGGAAAACAACGTATCGAGGAATTGTGCCCGACGATTTTTTGGATCATTTGACTATAGAATCAAGATTGTCGCAGTGGGAGAGGACCATTCGTTCTGGCGAAAAAGATCAGATCTTAGTGGTAGCTGAACAGGATCATGGGAACATTGTCGGATTTGCTTGTGGGGGTAAGGAGCGTGAAGGCAAATTACCTTATGATGGAGAGTTGTACGCTATATATTTGCTGAAGGAAGTGCAACAACTGGGGATAGGTGGGCAACTGGCAACACATGTCGTTAATCATCTGCAGACCTTCAATATGAAACGTTTGATCATATGGGCTTTGGAACGTAATTCAGCTTGTCGCTTCTATGAGAAGATGGGAGGCACTCCCGTCCATACACAGTCTATCCGTATTGGTGGTCAAGATCTGATTGAGGTTGGCTACGGGTGGGAAGAATTGAGCCTCTTTGGAGAGAAGGGCCTGCCCGATTGA
- a CDS encoding aldehyde dehydrogenase family protein → MTLMETEHTTWTKQYINGRWVDGSGEKTMENINPYTGEVIATWRSSNKEDIDKAYESAHKNSIEWAKSLPAVKEEVLRKVSSLMAERKEEIIQLLITESGSTRIKSEAEFAAAKRIVDESASFPYRMKGEIIPSNTPGKENRVIREPKGVVGVIGPWNFPLHLCLRSVAPAIALGNGVVIKPASDTPITAGWLIADLFEQAGLPGGVLNVVAGSGSEIGDYFVAHPIPKVISFTGSTEVGQGIGKLAGEHLKETALELGGNNAMVVLEDADIERAAEAAVFGKFLHQGQICMALNRIIVHADIYDRFVDSFVTKTKNVQAGDPANAKTLVGPLIREKEVTRLQDLVNKAKDEGARLLLGGTNKGSVLSPTVLADVKPEQDIVQQELFGPVAVIMKAHDEHEAVRLANDTPYGLSGSVFTKDLNRGYLVAQRIESGMVHVNDQSVNDEAHVMFGGEKASGIGRFGGDWAIEKFTRTRWISIQHQYREYPGVK, encoded by the coding sequence ATGACTTTAATGGAAACCGAACATACAACATGGACGAAACAATATATTAATGGCAGATGGGTAGATGGCTCCGGTGAGAAAACAATGGAGAATATCAACCCTTATACGGGAGAAGTTATTGCCACATGGCGCTCTTCCAATAAAGAAGATATAGATAAGGCGTATGAGTCTGCTCATAAAAATTCGATTGAGTGGGCGAAGTCATTACCTGCTGTGAAAGAAGAGGTACTACGGAAAGTTTCATCTCTGATGGCAGAGCGAAAAGAGGAGATCATTCAACTGTTGATCACAGAATCCGGGAGTACCCGAATCAAATCGGAGGCGGAGTTTGCAGCGGCTAAACGCATTGTGGATGAGTCAGCATCTTTTCCTTATCGTATGAAGGGTGAGATTATTCCGTCCAATACTCCTGGTAAAGAGAACCGTGTAATTCGGGAGCCGAAGGGTGTGGTCGGTGTGATCGGGCCGTGGAATTTCCCTTTGCATCTATGTCTTCGATCCGTAGCTCCGGCGATTGCTCTCGGCAATGGGGTGGTGATTAAACCGGCATCAGACACTCCGATTACGGCAGGTTGGCTCATTGCTGATTTGTTCGAACAAGCCGGTCTGCCTGGGGGCGTGCTAAATGTCGTTGCCGGAAGTGGCAGTGAGATCGGGGATTACTTTGTGGCTCATCCGATTCCCAAAGTAATTTCATTCACGGGTTCCACAGAAGTTGGGCAGGGAATCGGTAAACTGGCGGGTGAACATTTAAAAGAAACGGCACTGGAGCTAGGCGGCAACAACGCCATGGTTGTGCTGGAAGATGCGGACATTGAACGTGCTGCCGAAGCCGCAGTCTTTGGCAAGTTTCTGCATCAGGGACAGATCTGCATGGCTCTGAATCGTATCATTGTGCATGCTGATATTTACGACAGATTCGTTGATTCATTTGTTACCAAAACGAAGAATGTGCAGGCAGGTGACCCGGCTAATGCCAAAACACTCGTAGGTCCTCTCATTCGGGAAAAAGAGGTAACACGATTGCAGGATCTTGTGAACAAAGCCAAGGACGAAGGCGCACGTCTATTGCTTGGTGGGACCAACAAAGGCAGTGTGCTGTCTCCTACTGTACTTGCTGATGTTAAACCTGAACAAGATATTGTGCAGCAGGAATTGTTTGGTCCGGTGGCAGTGATCATGAAGGCTCATGATGAGCATGAAGCTGTGCGTTTGGCGAATGATACTCCTTATGGACTTAGTGGTTCCGTATTCACCAAAGATCTGAATCGAGGATATCTGGTTGCTCAGCGCATTGAATCTGGTATGGTGCATGTAAATGATCAGTCCGTGAACGATGAAGCGCATGTGATGTTTGGCGGTGAAAAGGCTTCAGGGATTGGACGTTTCGGTGGTGATTGGGCAATTGAGAAGTTTACACGTACTCGTTGGATCAGCATTCAGCACCAATATCGGGAATATCCAGGAGTGAAATAA
- the essC gene encoding type VII secretion protein EssC, with translation MNVLYQRSPRMTPVLKEEGLEILRPPTEPSKPTFSMISIIVPIMMTMVSIGFYVYINMTGKMGNSNYMMFQMMTVMMMLTSYTIPFFVYLSNKKSYRKKLEERKTMYLAQLDKHREELKEAQAEQVKSLYEIHGDPGVCLQVVKNRNSSLWERSPEDDDFLQVRIGTGEIPFRIKLQVPRIDGYEKDELIEAAHELAGEFQTVPDASITLPLFQSKVMGLVGDREEVLASLRVIISQLTVRHSPDELKLAAFYEEKDSKEWDWLRWMPHIWDEDQGQRYMADRHSGAHQLADSLFSVLNRRRNNKEDRYKKSIQTPCYVVILSDTQLIEEEPLLPLLLESAQDIDVCTIILANRKESLPMHCQLIMDASKGKGVYIKKTEDADVIQQTYKPDVISKEMAEALSRYMSPIRLKRSSASDIPQVLPLFDMLSTSRVEDLDVVSRWGQTRYPDTLPVPMGVRAGGKKIAINLHDKIERQGHGPHGLIAGTTGSGKSEVIQSIVASLAAEFHPHDLAFMLIDYKGGGMSNTFVDLPHVVGTITNLDGNLIERANISLRAELVRRQKILNDAGNLQHIDEYYKILRSRHEQPLPHLVIIIDEFAQLKRDQPEFMDELISIAAIGRTLGVHLILATQKPAGVVDDKIWSNSRFRICLRVQSEGDSRDMIKIPNAAWITKPGRGYFQVGSDEVFEEMQFAWSGAPYNQQEDSTTVLPVMEVRLNGKREPLLTGERRAVLKGEDVPKQLQVFIDYVAQSAADAGIRRLPGPWLPPLPETLEWEGLQDWQEEENRDLLLDGGASGLKPLVGLLDDLPNQRQQPLALPVDQGHLVVYGMPGLGKTTFVQTLLMSLARSHRTEPWHGYIIDMGRMMKDFAGLPQIGGVMMAEEEDRIKRLFRYILKLSAQRKDIISEAGVKTISAYRRTAHAAVPQVVVVIDGYLSFRNAYPEENELLETILREGGSLGITFVLTANRVTDVFEKFRSNIPNAVSFELSDPSDYYYAVGRPSKAPSQLPPGRGLVKGQVPPLMFQAALPSSGADEGKRSSALRRTIAEIRQGWTGEEAPQIAPLPEEIKLKDLLIQIGSYGQAWDTSSVTVPVGLLTDDLEPFQLNLREGPHFMVTSPMEGGKTTFLLTWMLSLAYHASPEDVQIYTVDMRYGAGGLGEISSLPHVRGHVSREEQLAPVIQQLYDEVLKRGEISGGPELVLVIDDADTLSKQLNDFNVKDQLGAIVRQGRDRGVHVILSGVPADFPTFGSDWVTDVKASQSGMLFGTLDPNDLSFFRIPYSESGGSSGGLKVLPPGQGYYVKRKYSRVKGAVPCDDSWKMTDWISEIRDRWHVVV, from the coding sequence GTGAATGTGTTATATCAGCGTTCTCCAAGAATGACACCGGTTCTCAAGGAAGAAGGACTCGAAATACTCAGGCCTCCAACAGAACCGAGCAAACCCACGTTTTCCATGATATCCATTATTGTGCCGATCATGATGACCATGGTCAGCATTGGTTTCTACGTATATATCAATATGACCGGCAAAATGGGCAACAGCAATTATATGATGTTTCAGATGATGACGGTCATGATGATGCTTACTTCTTACACCATTCCATTCTTCGTGTATCTGAGCAACAAGAAATCATATCGCAAAAAATTGGAAGAACGAAAAACAATGTATCTTGCCCAACTGGACAAACACCGGGAAGAACTGAAAGAAGCTCAGGCGGAGCAAGTGAAGAGCCTGTATGAAATTCATGGGGATCCGGGTGTGTGTCTTCAAGTGGTGAAAAACCGGAACAGTTCCTTGTGGGAGCGTTCACCAGAGGATGATGATTTCCTTCAGGTGCGCATTGGTACAGGAGAGATTCCATTCCGTATCAAACTTCAGGTTCCACGGATTGATGGTTATGAGAAGGATGAGCTAATTGAAGCCGCCCATGAACTTGCGGGTGAATTCCAGACGGTACCGGATGCTTCCATTACATTGCCTTTGTTCCAATCGAAGGTTATGGGACTGGTCGGTGATCGGGAGGAAGTGCTTGCTTCCCTGCGAGTCATCATCTCACAACTGACGGTACGTCACTCCCCGGATGAACTGAAGCTTGCTGCTTTCTATGAAGAAAAGGACAGCAAGGAATGGGATTGGCTTCGCTGGATGCCCCATATCTGGGATGAAGACCAGGGACAACGCTATATGGCCGACAGGCACAGCGGTGCGCATCAATTGGCGGACAGCTTGTTTTCCGTGTTGAACCGGCGCCGCAACAATAAGGAAGACCGCTACAAGAAAAGCATACAAACGCCGTGTTACGTTGTGATTCTCTCCGATACGCAATTAATTGAAGAGGAACCGTTGCTTCCATTGCTACTGGAATCGGCTCAGGACATCGATGTATGCACCATCATACTGGCTAATCGCAAGGAGTCTCTACCAATGCATTGTCAGTTGATTATGGATGCCTCTAAAGGCAAAGGGGTGTATATCAAAAAAACGGAAGATGCGGATGTTATTCAACAAACGTACAAGCCTGATGTGATCTCGAAGGAAATGGCAGAGGCGCTTTCCCGTTATATGTCACCGATCCGGTTAAAACGGTCATCTGCATCAGATATCCCGCAAGTGCTTCCGTTATTCGATATGCTGAGCACATCACGCGTGGAAGATCTGGATGTGGTATCCAGATGGGGGCAGACGAGATATCCGGACACGCTGCCCGTACCAATGGGTGTACGAGCTGGCGGCAAAAAAATAGCGATAAACCTGCATGACAAAATTGAACGTCAGGGTCATGGTCCCCATGGTCTGATTGCAGGTACAACCGGTTCAGGTAAAAGTGAAGTCATCCAGTCCATCGTAGCTTCACTGGCTGCTGAATTCCATCCGCATGATCTGGCCTTCATGCTGATTGACTACAAAGGTGGCGGTATGTCCAATACATTTGTTGATCTACCTCATGTAGTAGGGACAATCACCAATCTGGATGGAAATCTGATCGAGCGGGCGAATATCTCACTTCGTGCCGAACTGGTCAGAAGGCAAAAAATATTAAATGATGCGGGAAATCTCCAGCACATTGATGAATACTATAAAATTCTGCGTTCCAGACATGAGCAGCCGCTCCCGCATCTCGTCATTATCATTGATGAGTTTGCTCAATTGAAACGGGACCAGCCGGAGTTCATGGATGAACTGATTAGTATCGCGGCCATTGGCCGAACACTTGGGGTTCATCTAATTCTGGCAACCCAGAAGCCAGCCGGAGTTGTGGACGATAAAATATGGAGTAATTCGCGCTTTCGGATCTGCCTTCGCGTACAGAGTGAGGGAGATAGCAGGGACATGATCAAGATTCCAAATGCTGCCTGGATTACGAAGCCTGGTCGTGGATATTTTCAAGTGGGTAGTGATGAAGTATTTGAAGAAATGCAATTCGCCTGGAGTGGTGCACCGTATAACCAACAGGAGGATTCAACGACCGTACTGCCTGTCATGGAAGTACGCCTAAACGGTAAGCGGGAGCCCCTGTTAACGGGAGAGCGCAGAGCCGTTCTCAAAGGTGAAGATGTTCCGAAACAGCTTCAAGTATTTATTGATTATGTTGCTCAGTCTGCAGCGGATGCGGGCATCCGTCGGTTGCCAGGACCATGGTTGCCACCTTTACCAGAAACACTGGAATGGGAAGGTCTTCAGGACTGGCAGGAAGAAGAAAATCGGGATCTGCTGCTTGATGGTGGGGCAAGCGGTCTGAAACCCCTGGTTGGTTTGCTGGATGATCTCCCCAATCAGCGCCAACAACCGCTCGCATTGCCTGTGGATCAAGGCCATCTGGTTGTTTACGGCATGCCGGGACTGGGAAAAACGACATTTGTTCAGACCTTGCTTATGTCTCTGGCCCGTTCTCACAGAACTGAGCCTTGGCATGGTTACATTATCGATATGGGCCGCATGATGAAGGACTTTGCAGGACTACCACAGATCGGTGGCGTGATGATGGCGGAGGAGGAAGACCGGATCAAACGGTTATTCCGTTATATCCTCAAGCTGTCAGCACAACGCAAAGATATCATCTCGGAGGCGGGTGTTAAAACGATCTCGGCATACCGACGGACAGCTCATGCGGCTGTCCCGCAGGTTGTGGTGGTTATCGATGGTTATCTTTCATTCCGCAATGCCTATCCGGAAGAAAATGAACTTCTGGAGACGATCCTGCGTGAAGGCGGAAGTCTGGGGATTACCTTTGTACTTACTGCGAATCGGGTAACAGATGTATTTGAGAAATTCAGAAGCAATATTCCCAATGCGGTTTCATTTGAGTTATCTGATCCAAGTGATTATTATTATGCCGTGGGAAGACCTTCCAAAGCACCAAGCCAACTTCCGCCAGGAAGAGGTCTGGTCAAAGGGCAAGTGCCTCCGTTGATGTTCCAGGCGGCATTACCTTCTTCCGGGGCAGATGAGGGCAAACGTTCATCGGCATTGCGCCGCACGATCGCTGAGATTCGCCAAGGCTGGACAGGGGAAGAAGCACCTCAGATTGCTCCGCTTCCGGAAGAGATCAAACTCAAGGATCTGCTCATTCAGATAGGATCATATGGCCAGGCATGGGATACATCATCTGTAACTGTCCCTGTAGGATTGCTTACAGATGATCTTGAACCATTCCAGCTTAATCTGCGTGAAGGTCCACATTTCATGGTGACGAGTCCGATGGAAGGCGGAAAAACGACATTTTTGTTGACATGGATGTTATCACTGGCTTATCATGCTTCTCCGGAAGATGTACAAATATACACAGTAGATATGCGTTATGGTGCAGGTGGGCTGGGGGAAATCAGCAGTTTGCCCCATGTCCGTGGACATGTATCGCGAGAAGAACAGCTTGCACCTGTGATTCAACAGTTGTACGATGAAGTTCTGAAAAGAGGCGAGATTTCCGGTGGACCGGAACTTGTGCTTGTTATCGATGATGCGGACACCTTGTCCAAACAGCTAAACGATTTTAATGTAAAAGATCAATTGGGAGCGATTGTTCGTCAAGGAAGGGATCGTGGTGTACACGTGATTCTGTCCGGGGTTCCGGCAGACTTCCCGACCTTCGGTTCGGATTGGGTAACGGATGTGAAGGCTTCCCAGAGCGGAATGCTGTTCGGGACTTTAGACCCTAACGATCTCTCGTTCTTCCGTATACCTTATTCGGAATCCGGAGGTAGTTCAGGTGGGCTGAAGGTACTGCCTCCAGGTCAAGGTTATTATGTAAAACGTAAATATTCCAGGGTTAAAGGTGCAGTTCCATGTGATGACAGCTGGAAAATGACCGATTGGATTTCTGAAATTCGTGACCGATGGCATGTTGTAGTTTGA
- a CDS encoding WXG100 family type VII secretion target: MRIRVEPDVLRALSKQIQYAAEQIQQKMTVLDQAIHSLEWEVESRAAVMSEWNHSKRLGEDALRRLMDLSVQLGRKALLFQQADMEYRSVLSHVNTAYGNAVNMLNVLQNNRTGEIMPAHSATVAVVSDPLSAMAAVYRVQDAAPPDGSPATLVQAMQPEPVAWRFTDPSFRGRRGTEPVVS, from the coding sequence ATGCGCATTCGTGTGGAACCGGATGTGCTTCGGGCACTGAGCAAGCAGATTCAGTATGCAGCGGAGCAAATACAGCAAAAGATGACAGTGTTGGATCAGGCGATTCATTCGCTGGAGTGGGAGGTTGAATCCCGCGCAGCGGTGATGAGTGAATGGAATCACAGTAAACGACTGGGCGAGGATGCGCTTCGTCGATTAATGGACTTAAGCGTACAGCTGGGACGCAAAGCATTGTTATTCCAGCAGGCAGACATGGAGTATCGTTCCGTGCTGAGTCATGTGAACACAGCCTATGGTAATGCGGTCAATATGCTGAATGTTCTTCAGAACAATCGTACAGGAGAAATCATGCCTGCACATTCTGCAACTGTAGCTGTAGTATCCGATCCCCTTTCCGCAATGGCGGCCGTATATCGTGTACAGGATGCCGCACCGCCTGATGGCTCCCCTGCTACATTGGTTCAGGCCATGCAGCCTGAGCCGGTAGCATGGAGATTCACTGATCCTTCCTTTCGGGGAAGAAGAGGAACCGAGCCTGTGGTTTCCTGA
- a CDS encoding WXG100 family type VII secretion target, which translates to MAGRILVTPEQLDQVSNQFKQSGEQSQQIVSTLTQSITSMEGQWEGMTKQRFFQEFQEASKQMQSFVQTLNSISAELTAIANKFRTADQAR; encoded by the coding sequence ATGGCAGGACGTATTTTAGTTACCCCAGAGCAGCTTGATCAGGTTTCCAACCAATTTAAACAAAGCGGTGAGCAAAGTCAGCAAATCGTATCCACATTGACTCAATCCATCACAAGCATGGAAGGACAATGGGAAGGTATGACAAAGCAACGCTTCTTCCAGGAGTTCCAAGAAGCTAGCAAACAAATGCAATCATTCGTTCAAACGCTGAACAGCATCAGCGCTGAACTTACAGCTATTGCTAACAAATTCCGTACAGCTGACCAAGCTCGTTAA
- a CDS encoding vWA domain-containing protein produces the protein MNYTIQASQRTPALIIYLIDISASMNMVLENRRRIDVVYDALSLAIRQMVFRSTKGNRLTPRYRIAILAYSDDVYDLLNGIKGIDEIAAVGSLPDLTPKRFSDSAKAFLQAEKILQAEIPNMQDCPAPLVCHMTDGVATGEDPEPIAKRIMGMSVPDGNVLVENIFISDHLLEGPIAEPRRWKGISSETNLQDEHGEKLRNMSSVLPESYREMLVEADYLLAPGALMMLPGTCAELVSIGFQMSAATPVR, from the coding sequence ATGAACTACACAATTCAAGCATCACAGCGTACACCTGCACTCATTATCTATTTAATTGATATTAGCGCCTCCATGAACATGGTTCTGGAAAATCGTCGGCGGATTGACGTCGTCTATGATGCCTTATCTCTCGCGATACGCCAAATGGTATTTCGGTCCACCAAGGGAAATCGTCTGACACCTCGCTATCGCATAGCCATATTGGCTTACAGCGATGATGTATATGACCTGTTGAACGGCATCAAAGGAATCGACGAGATCGCTGCAGTTGGATCTTTGCCTGACCTGACCCCGAAACGGTTCTCGGACTCGGCAAAGGCTTTTCTGCAGGCGGAAAAGATTCTCCAGGCCGAAATTCCGAATATGCAGGATTGTCCTGCTCCACTTGTGTGCCATATGACCGACGGGGTAGCCACAGGTGAAGATCCCGAGCCTATTGCGAAAAGAATCATGGGCATGAGTGTACCAGATGGCAATGTGCTGGTGGAGAATATTTTTATATCCGATCATCTGCTGGAAGGGCCGATTGCTGAACCTAGAAGATGGAAGGGAATCTCTTCCGAAACAAATCTACAGGATGAGCATGGAGAGAAGCTGCGGAATATGTCTTCCGTTCTGCCCGAAAGTTATCGGGAAATGCTTGTTGAAGCTGATTATTTGCTTGCACCCGGTGCACTCATGATGCTGCCAGGTACATGTGCAGAATTGGTATCGATTGGATTCCAGATGTCCGCTGCTACGCCTGTGAGATAG
- a CDS encoding protein phosphatase 2C domain-containing protein: MRAMRLATLSAGDKGGHAEQRHGNFRYVSVQTGEQPLTRYQGTFKCRYGYGRAAETVHQGDTGQDFAAVRMKGNICNFVLCDGVGMSYLGDFAARFLGNALLDWLETTQHPTEEGVERLLRDLTLPASEQLEKLQPLESSPLLLREVLMEKRSRGSQAMYVCGRIELTGGGRKSRVWLAWQGDSRIRLWRNGQEDSELFQTHCRTNERWSTLEGPVGGKPHIYETKGSANDSLRLQLYTDGLNDLDAIQAYVPDEHIQVLLDATHTGGLEDDAAFIELEW; encoded by the coding sequence ATGAGAGCAATGCGTTTGGCAACATTGTCTGCTGGAGATAAGGGGGGCCATGCCGAGCAGCGGCATGGCAACTTTCGCTATGTGAGTGTACAGACGGGAGAACAGCCACTAACCCGCTATCAGGGCACATTTAAGTGCAGATATGGTTATGGAAGGGCGGCTGAGACGGTACATCAGGGAGATACCGGACAGGACTTTGCTGCGGTGCGTATGAAAGGAAATATCTGTAATTTCGTGCTGTGTGATGGGGTAGGCATGAGTTATCTGGGAGACTTTGCAGCGCGTTTTCTGGGGAATGCTTTACTGGATTGGTTGGAAACGACGCAACACCCGACAGAAGAGGGCGTTGAGCGACTGCTTCGGGATCTGACCCTTCCTGCATCTGAGCAGCTGGAGAAATTACAGCCGCTGGAAAGCTCTCCTTTGTTGCTGCGTGAAGTGTTGATGGAAAAGCGAAGTCGAGGCAGCCAGGCCATGTATGTGTGTGGACGGATTGAGCTTACGGGAGGCGGTCGCAAAAGTCGGGTGTGGCTTGCTTGGCAAGGAGATTCCCGTATTCGCCTGTGGCGGAATGGCCAGGAAGATTCTGAATTATTTCAGACTCACTGCAGGACCAATGAGCGTTGGTCTACACTTGAAGGCCCTGTTGGTGGTAAGCCGCACATCTACGAGACCAAAGGGTCCGCCAACGATTCACTGCGTCTTCAGTTATATACGGATGGATTAAACGACTTGGATGCGATTCAGGCCTATGTCCCCGATGAACACATTCAGGTACTGCTGGATGCTACACATACTGGCGGTCTTGAAGATGATGCCGCTTTCATTGAGCTGGAATGGTGA
- a CDS encoding SDR family NAD(P)-dependent oxidoreductase: MTQHNGKSRFQGKVAIITGAGSGIGKATAVKLAKEGAHVALFDLVNDRISETEAEINAQHPGAARAFDVDISDPARVEKAVLETVELFGGLDIVFANAGINGVSAPIEEISVEDWQQIITTNLNGTFFTVKYALPHVKKRGGGSIIITSSINGNQRFSSFGMSAYSTSKAGQVAFAKMAALELAKFKIRVNVICPGAIATNIDQSTVKTDDLQQIIIPMEFPEGQQPLADGPGQPEHVADLVSFLASSESRHITGAEIVIDGAESLLS, encoded by the coding sequence ATGACACAACATAACGGCAAGTCACGGTTTCAAGGCAAGGTTGCGATTATTACCGGAGCAGGCTCAGGTATTGGGAAGGCGACTGCGGTCAAGCTGGCAAAAGAGGGTGCACATGTTGCATTGTTTGATCTGGTGAATGATCGGATCTCGGAAACGGAAGCAGAGATTAATGCGCAGCACCCGGGTGCGGCAAGAGCATTTGATGTTGACATCTCCGACCCGGCACGTGTGGAAAAGGCTGTGCTGGAAACCGTTGAGTTATTCGGCGGTTTGGATATTGTTTTTGCCAATGCGGGCATTAATGGTGTATCAGCACCTATTGAGGAAATTTCGGTTGAAGATTGGCAGCAAATTATCACAACCAACTTGAACGGCACATTTTTCACCGTAAAATATGCTTTGCCTCACGTGAAGAAACGGGGTGGCGGCAGCATTATCATTACAAGTTCGATTAACGGCAATCAACGCTTCTCAAGCTTTGGCATGTCGGCGTACAGCACATCCAAGGCAGGACAGGTTGCTTTTGCAAAGATGGCTGCGCTTGAGCTGGCGAAGTTCAAGATACGTGTGAACGTGATCTGCCCAGGAGCGATTGCGACGAATATTGATCAAAGTACGGTCAAAACGGATGATCTGCAACAGATCATTATCCCGATGGAGTTCCCGGAGGGACAGCAGCCGCTTGCGGACGGACCGGGTCAGCCGGAACATGTTGCCGATCTGGTAAGTTTCCTTGCATCGTCCGAATCCAGACATATTACCGGAGCAGAGATCGTCATTGATGGTGCAGAGTCATTGCTCAGCTAA